The DNA sequence GAAAAAGATTTCAGTCTGGCACAGAGTTTCACCTTCCGGCAggacgaccctaaacatacagctagagctacaatggaatggttagatcaaatgcacaccacacctttTTACACAATTTTGAGAACCCTACATCATTTTATTCCAGTTTGCACTACTTTTTCACTTGGTCTATCTTTTAAAATGccaacaaaacacattaaagtttgtggctcTAACATGGAATAGTGTGAAAAAGCTAAGGTGGTACGACTGAGACAATTGGTGAGATATAATTTTTTTGAGGCATGGATCCTGTTAAATATGGTTACCTTCCCACCAAAAGTTCAAAGATTAGGATGCCAAGTGACCAGAAATCAACGGCAAAGTCGTGACCCTGGTTCTTGATGATCTCTGGAGCCATGTACTCAGGAGTGCCAACAAATGAGTAGGTTTTTTCACCACGAATTAGTTCCTTTGCAAAACCAAAGTCAACCTGAAAAGCAAAACCcagattaaaacagaatctATTCAAAAGCATATATAAAAACAGATCACTACGTTTGCCTAGAAGGAATTTAAGAGACTTTAATGAGCActaaaggttcaaggacccacCAGTTTGACATAGCCTCTCATGTCCAGCATCAAGTTCTCAGGCTTGAGGTCTCTGTACATGATGTTCTTGTTGTGGAGGTAAGCATAGGCCTCCACCACGCAGGCAGTGCAGAACACAGCAACATGCTCATCAAATCGCCCTCTGTTGTCAGAGATTTAAAAATAGCTCCACTTCATTAACTTCTTTGGCAGTTTGAACAATCCTTCACTCATATGTATTACCCTCAGTTGTTTTATCGCTCTTTTTTAACATCCTTTACCTACAAACTGCTACGTTTATTGCCATGTCTTTTGGACATGCAATCAATACTAGTTTAAGCCAATTATGTATTCACTATACCGCTTTCCACCTGAGCAGTCCATTtgattaagatttatttttgcttacacTTCCTTCAGTTTGGTCCAGATCTCGCCACCGCTACAGAACTCCATCACCATATAGATGTACCTCGTATCTTTAAATGCTGCATAAAGTCTACAAATAGCAGAGAAAGAAAGGATTTAAGTGTAATTTAGCGGCTGTAGAATGTCATCAAAAGACTGCAAGTAGTGGTTTTGCCAGCAGTTACTTCACAATGAAGTCACACTGGATTGCTTTGAGGATCTTCTTCTCAAACAGCATGTGTTCCTCCTGCCTCTTGGCAACAATTTGCTTTTTGCTGACCCGCTTCATGGCATAGTATTTACCATGATTCACTGTGGTCATCTGAgttcaacaaaaagaaaaacttcacTATTTGCTGTTCGTGGGTGGAAATTTCTGTTGCAAACATAAAGCTGGTAGAAGCCATAGTTTAAATCCAAATTCAACTTTTATAGAagtttaaatgctttttaaattgCAACAAATGCACTATATATGCAATTTCTTAATAGGTTCCTATCAATATTTCAAATACACACGTATAAAGGGAAAGGACTAAACTTACCAGCTGCACACGACCAAATCCCCCAACACCGAGTGTGACAGGATCCCCTTGATAGCGTCCCTCCTGATAAAAAACAGGAACCAGATCCTTAAACTTCAGAGTGGAGGTGGGACTGAAACtgaaagaaacacatttattcATGACTGTGTTATTTTAAGTAAATAATTTGTAAAGTAAtttgtggtgtttttgtttgattctaCAATATTTTACAGAGTGACGTCAAGCAAAAGTGTATTTCTTTAACAcgttaaaaaagtaaaaaaatcaaGAATTACTAAAATGCcatttaaaaaattaaaactttacaTTTCAAGAAGAACATCTTTCTTAGCTAGAAGACAAAGTGGCGAGTCTGCTGCGAGATATACCGATGCAGTGCAACAGTTGGTTACCACGAAGACTAAACGCGAACTTGAGGACTGATGTTGACCAATGAGTCACAGGGATTTCTTTGGCAACCCCTCCTGCTGCTTGTGTATCTAGAGATTTGATCACTtgcatatctttttttttttattattcctgaagaaaaataatcttgtgttaatgacatcacaagaggtaCAAGAATGAAGAATGAagcattaaattaaaattgtgtaaataaaaagtaaaaacaagaaaaatacatttttattttaaaaagagctTGCattatgtgatgtcatcaaaaGCGTGCCTTTTGGAGGGTGGATTTTGTCTTGATTAACTAaggaatttcaataaaatatcaaaacaaacagaaaaaactaaTTATGATGCACTATTCTAACTGTGACAAACTATATGAAAAGTGACCTTGACTGATTTTACAGAAAAGTTTGGCAAGTAGCTTTTGTGTGATGTGAAAAAGCTGTTTGTTCTCCGTTTTAGAACTTTGATTCGTACAAGTGGCGCCAcaccattaatgtttttataaaaacataaacgccattgtggagaggtgtGCAGAGAAGTTTATTTACCAGAACATGGGCAATTACATTTTCTTCCACCCGGCAGGAACATCATTCTggcttttgttatttttcacgGTTACTCACCTTGACATTTCTGGAGCTTTGGCCTCCTGCATCACTTTAGAGCTGAAAGTTAAAAATAAGGATTGTGAGCAGGAAACTAACTGGGACAATATTTTCACGGGACACTTCTGAGTCACATACTCATCAAACAGCTCGAGGTGCTCTACAGGGATCGTCTCTTCAaaaaccctttaaaaaaaaaaaaaacaacattgtcaTGACAACAAGTGACAAATCACTATCTAAAAAGGAAACTGGCAAGGTAACAGAATCaaagaggaaatctccatcCAAAGCATGACTGAATGACAGTTTCCCTGTTAAATCAGACTCACTCCTTGTCAATAGAGAAGCAGGTAACAGGGCCGTCAGCAGTACAAGTGGCAGTTCGCAAGATCTCGCTGTGAAAACAACAAAGCAAAGTAGGATTTGTCTGTGCATTATTGGTGTAATGTCTAAATCAATCTGGtattgaaaacatacaaaccaaATATTTATACAGCCCATTAACTTAAACAACAAATgccaaaaaaacacatttgtcacAAAGGTTGTGGTTAATACAATGCATATTTTTCTGGTTTATTATTTACTTCATGCAACACAATAAAATCCCTATAATAAGGACTAATTGCCATTTAACCTCATAGTGCAATATAGGGAAAACACTGGGTGTCCAACTTCTTTTATGTATGAAGTCTgcaaaacgtaaaaaaaaaaaaaagcagattttTCCGGCAAAAAGGTAAACAAGGCAGCACCCGAGGCAGGTACACGCATcttcaaatgttttcacaaaataaaataaatatcctTAGGCAGTTGTTGAATTTGCAGGCTTACCGTATGAGGGCCTGCTCCCCAAAGTGTTCTCCTTTACCCATCTTGCGAATCTGCTTCTGGTGTCCATTCACATTCTTGGTCACCAGTACCTAAGAGGACAACACAACTCAGACCAATGAAGAAAATGATTAACTGTATCACTTATATGTTGGTTTACACACATATTTTGACATTAAATTACCTCTCCTTTGAGGATGATGTAGAAAGTGTTTCCTTCTGTTCCTTCTCGAACTATATCATCTTTATCCTGAAACTTCACCTGCAAGAAACAGCATGACGGATACATAAAAAAATCGTGTAGAAGTAGATGTTTTTGTCTAAACTTTCAAAATGCTTTCAATGTGTGactgtaaaaatacaaacaaaaaaaaatgtcgcTCAGTGTTTAATAAATGCTCTTTAAAGTGTGCATTTGTCAAAAGAAGTTAGTAACATAAATTTACGCACCTCCTCCATGGAGTCAATGATTTTGGACAACTGCGCGTCATTCAGGTCTTTCAGAGTACGAGACCTGTTGCATGTATTTAAAATGGCAGATTTAGACAtcatctaaaaacaaatcaactgGTTAAgtctatatttttaaaaaaaggaaaacagatcaGGAGGATTTTGAAACTCACGTCTTGAGGAAGCCCATGAGCTGTTCTCGTTTCTTCTTGGACTTGTTAGTGACAATTGTTCTGTAGGTCTGTCGCTCCATGCACCACAGATGCACAGGTGTCTTAGCTACTTTATGCAGGGAACACACAAGGTCAAACCTTTAATTGATAACTGGAATCAGGGGCTTTTCTGCTGTTCTTTTACCCTCTCCCCAACTAGTCAGTGGAAGCTTCAGGAGCTGCATCTATAAATGTTTATTCAGCACATTGACTTTCTAGTATTCTTTCACAAGGCTTTTTGCTTGAGTGCTCTAAATGTGTCTAATTTGAAATATTTCTCACATTACCCCAAGTctgcttctgattggttgaCCTGCCCCTCATGACGTCTCCTCCTCTTGAAGCTTGGGCTCTTGATGAGCTGCTAAGTCTGGAGACAGAGCCTTAGAACCTATCACCAAGCCTTGTCCAACCGGGTCAGTGAGACTGGATTgtgataaatgttttgtttgcatcATATGCTACATTACGTCTGAATGTTTTTGTGTAAAGCTGAGCTATATTCTAATTTTTCAAAGTCACTTAGAAACGTCCTTTCAAAGTACTTCCTTTCATATTAAACTCAGTTCGGAAACTTAAGTAAGGAACCACCAAGACATCCAAATACCTAGGCCAGAACTAGCAGCTTTCCAGTTTTAGTTACTTTCTGGTCAAACAGCTATTTCTGCCGAGATGTTTCCTGTCAGCCGAGCCGAGAGTATTGTGGGAACCCCATGACCGCAACTTGGTTGTAGTCAGTTCCAAGAGTGAGACAGCAGCCTGATTTTCCAATTTTGATTAATTAGTGGTTTGGGTCCTGAAAGCTGGTTCCGAGACTTTGAATTGATCCCTTTTATTGATCTCCCCTCTCAGATAACAGTGAAATATCAGAATCAAAATTGAGCCATAAACCTCTTTCTTCTTGATATATACGTTTTGGGGGTGCACCCTACAGTTCCTGCCACAATAATATAGACGAAATAATCATagataaagagtccagtttagaggctTCGCAATGAATTATCTGCCTCCATTCATTGCTATGCTGGGCCCCAATTAATGTAGtatctttgtttgtgtttctttagcTTAATTAATCACTAATGAATACAGGTTGATGAGTCATAAATTTAGGATTTGATTCTATTAAAGATAAGCTCTCAAAGATTCTTGTCAttctttaattaattatttactttttacattgaataaattaaaatgagataAATTCAGAAGATTGCCAGAAGAAAAGTTCATCtttgtatattcattttaaGATTATGAGGCAGATTGGTTTATAACTTGAATTTTGGCACCTCTATGTAGCTTCTTGAAGTTATGTTAAACTATATTAAAGGTTTCCTTCTTCTACATATTTCATACAAGGTCAtgggatttttattaaaatgtatgaaaGTTTTCTgcatacaaaatatattttccaaaACTGATGACCTTTAGACCTCTGTTACTCTAATATGATGGAGTTATTGTAGCTATTTGTCCTTCACATTCAAACTCGACAACAAAGATGCCAAACAGGGAGCCAACTGGCATTTCATGTGTGTAATATACACTCATACTGTATCAATGTTCAGAGCAGACACAAACTTCTACAttataaaatcacaaaatgaaTGGCTATTACCTGGAATAAAAATCATCACATCCTAATGCATCATTATACTGTACATTGTAGAGTCTAACCTTTGACCGTTGCTGTCCGTTTGCAGTTGTACAGGATGGCTAACTCTCCGAAAACATCTCCTTTTGTCAGAGTCCTCAGGGTCCGGC is a window from the Girardinichthys multiradiatus isolate DD_20200921_A chromosome 15, DD_fGirMul_XY1, whole genome shotgun sequence genome containing:
- the prkg3 gene encoding cGMP-dependent protein kinase 1 isoform X1, which codes for MEKQLEELKQQLEKQCLINQDLERQNKDLEKRLKDKEKLLQQLQSQYQDLEFPSRDPNEAEPEFRTSRAAVIAPEPIPEMLEISCNKVKKSESETSLIVKAIQKNDFLSRLDDEQIAMMVHLLMSSHFKPGEEVIKEGLEGDSMYIVAAGDLIVTQSGRTLRTLTKGDVFGELAILYNCKRTATVKVAKTPVHLWCMERQTYRTIVTNKSKKKREQLMGFLKTSRTLKDLNDAQLSKIIDSMEEVKFQDKDDIVREGTEGNTFYIILKGEVLVTKNVNGHQKQIRKMGKGEHFGEQALIREILRTATCTADGPVTCFSIDKEVFEETIPVEHLELFDDSKVMQEAKAPEMSSFSPTSTLKFKDLVPVFYQEGRYQGDPVTLGVGGFGRVQLMTTVNHGKYYAMKRVSKKQIVAKRQEEHMLFEKKILKAIQCDFIVKLYAAFKDTRYIYMVMEFCSGGEIWTKLKEVGRFDEHVAVFCTACVVEAYAYLHNKNIMYRDLKPENLMLDMRGYVKLVDFGFAKELIRGEKTYSFVGTPEYMAPEIIKNQGHDFAVDFWSLGILIFELLVGSPPFSSSEPQKIYSKILDGELKFPPYLSEAAKSIISKLCRPRPGQRLGNTKNGIKDVRHHRWYSSMNWHKLRMGQLDAPTVWLIRKGPCYINFDKFPQDYSQAEEELSGWDRDF
- the prkg3 gene encoding cGMP-dependent protein kinase 1 isoform X2, giving the protein MEKQLEELKQQLEKQCLINQDLERQNKDLEKRLKDKEKLLQQLQSQYQDLEFPSRDPNEAEPEFRTSRAAVIAPEPIPEMLEISCNKVKKSESETSLIVKAIQKNDFLSRLDDEQIAMMVHLLMSSHFKPGEEVIKEGLEGDSMYIVAAGDLIVTQSGRTLRTLTKGDVFGELAILYNCKRTATVKAKTPVHLWCMERQTYRTIVTNKSKKKREQLMGFLKTSRTLKDLNDAQLSKIIDSMEEVKFQDKDDIVREGTEGNTFYIILKGEVLVTKNVNGHQKQIRKMGKGEHFGEQALIREILRTATCTADGPVTCFSIDKEVFEETIPVEHLELFDDSKVMQEAKAPEMSSFSPTSTLKFKDLVPVFYQEGRYQGDPVTLGVGGFGRVQLMTTVNHGKYYAMKRVSKKQIVAKRQEEHMLFEKKILKAIQCDFIVKLYAAFKDTRYIYMVMEFCSGGEIWTKLKEVGRFDEHVAVFCTACVVEAYAYLHNKNIMYRDLKPENLMLDMRGYVKLVDFGFAKELIRGEKTYSFVGTPEYMAPEIIKNQGHDFAVDFWSLGILIFELLVGSPPFSSSEPQKIYSKILDGELKFPPYLSEAAKSIISKLCRPRPGQRLGNTKNGIKDVRHHRWYSSMNWHKLRMGQLDAPTVWLIRKGPCYINFDKFPQDYSQAEEELSGWDRDF